The proteins below are encoded in one region of Fibrella aestuarina BUZ 2:
- a CDS encoding (2Fe-2S)-binding protein — protein sequence MKIEVTVNGKVRKADVDDRTLLVDFLREHLRLTGTHVGCDTSSCGACTVHLDGAAVKSCTLLAAQVDGCAVTTIEGLAIQDSPTTTQLHPLQEGFKECHGLQCGFCTPGMIMTAADLLKRNPNPSEHEIREALEGNICRCTGYHNIVKSIQWAATHGTKPEPNQQEEPVIADEHLFTNDVTTGEVVETH from the coding sequence ATGAAGATAGAAGTAACCGTGAACGGTAAAGTCCGGAAAGCGGACGTCGACGACCGGACGTTGCTGGTCGATTTTCTGCGCGAACACCTGCGCCTGACAGGCACCCACGTTGGCTGCGATACCTCGTCGTGTGGAGCCTGTACGGTGCACCTGGATGGGGCTGCCGTGAAGAGTTGTACCCTGCTGGCGGCGCAGGTCGATGGGTGCGCCGTCACCACGATCGAAGGCCTGGCCATCCAGGATAGCCCGACCACCACGCAACTGCACCCGTTGCAGGAAGGCTTCAAAGAATGCCACGGCCTGCAATGCGGTTTCTGCACGCCCGGCATGATTATGACCGCGGCGGATTTGCTCAAACGCAACCCCAACCCCTCGGAACACGAGATCCGCGAGGCACTCGAGGGGAACATCTGCCGCTGCACCGGCTACCACAACATCGTGAAGTCGATCCAATGGGCCGCTACGCATGGCACTAAACCGGAGCCCAATCAGCAGGAAGAGCCGGTCATCGCCGACGAGCATCTGTTCACCAATGACGTAACAACCGGCGAGGTTGTCGAAACACATTGA
- a CDS encoding xanthine dehydrogenase family protein molybdopterin-binding subunit, which yields MTFPKTMSNKFIGQSVKRLEDKRFVTGKGRYTDDIVLPGMLHAHFVRSPYAHARVVSIDSSEAAAMEGVVAIFTGDDVKDVNGVPCGWQVNFRNGETMREPKHPLLVGTGDTVKHAGDPVAVIIAESRAIATDAAESVIVEWDELPAVANPAEALRPDAPKVHEQFPDNVAFDWTFGNPIEEVDAAMETAAHTTTLEFVNQRVVPNAMEPRAYIGSYDEVSDKYTLYTSTQNPHLIRLLMCAFVLGIPEHKVRVLGPDVGGGFGSKIYHYTEEALVTWASKQLGQPVKWTSDRSEAFLMDAHGRDHVTKAEMGFDAEGNIVGLRIKTVANMGAYLSTFAPAVPTYLHGTLLQGLYTTPKINIDMTCVFTHTVAVDAYRGAGRPEATYLLERLIDLAALEMGKDPAQLRFQNFIPPFDGVEQPGYQTQVALQYDSGNYAPVLQRGLDMLGYDDFRKAQKEAANNGKLLGVGFSTYVEACGIAPSAVVGALGARAGLYESAQVRVQPTGKVSVFTGSHSHGQGHETTFVQVVADKLGIPMEDVDLVHGDSDALAFGMGTYGSRSLAVGGSAIMKSIDKVLEKGAKIAAHKLECAEGDLEYAEGKWTVKGTDKSIGFGDVALTAYVPHVYPAGLEPGLDFSSFYDPANFTYPFGCHIAVVEVDKETGKVDLKRMIAVDDVGNVINPMIVEGQIHGGLAQGIGQALLEGTIYDENAQLTNGSYMDYCMPRADDLPMFETDRQETPCPHNPLGVKGAGEAGAIGSTPAVVNAVIDALWSGGHQVKDILMPLTPERVWRAMN from the coding sequence ATGACATTTCCCAAAACCATGAGCAATAAATTCATTGGCCAGTCGGTGAAGCGGCTGGAAGACAAGCGATTCGTGACCGGCAAAGGCCGGTATACCGACGATATTGTGCTGCCTGGGATGCTGCATGCCCACTTCGTCCGGAGCCCCTACGCCCATGCCCGCGTGGTGAGCATCGACAGCTCGGAAGCCGCCGCCATGGAAGGGGTCGTGGCTATTTTCACCGGCGACGACGTGAAAGACGTCAACGGGGTGCCTTGTGGCTGGCAGGTGAACTTCCGCAACGGCGAGACCATGCGCGAGCCCAAGCACCCGCTACTGGTGGGCACGGGCGACACCGTCAAACACGCGGGTGACCCGGTCGCTGTTATCATTGCCGAAAGCAGGGCCATTGCCACCGATGCCGCCGAGTCGGTGATTGTCGAGTGGGACGAACTGCCCGCCGTGGCCAATCCAGCCGAGGCGCTCAGGCCCGACGCACCCAAAGTGCACGAGCAGTTCCCGGATAACGTAGCTTTCGACTGGACCTTTGGTAACCCCATCGAAGAAGTCGATGCCGCCATGGAAACGGCTGCGCACACGACCACGCTCGAATTTGTGAACCAGCGGGTAGTGCCCAACGCGATGGAACCCCGCGCCTACATCGGGTCTTACGACGAGGTGTCGGACAAATACACGCTCTACACCTCGACCCAGAATCCGCACCTGATCCGGCTGCTGATGTGCGCTTTCGTGCTGGGCATTCCCGAACACAAAGTGCGCGTGCTGGGCCCCGACGTGGGCGGTGGTTTCGGCTCAAAAATTTACCATTATACCGAAGAAGCGCTCGTAACCTGGGCATCGAAACAACTCGGGCAGCCCGTCAAATGGACGTCGGATCGGTCGGAGGCGTTTTTGATGGATGCACACGGCCGCGACCACGTGACCAAAGCCGAAATGGGCTTCGACGCGGAGGGAAACATCGTGGGACTACGCATCAAAACCGTCGCCAACATGGGCGCGTACCTGTCGACGTTTGCGCCGGCCGTACCCACGTACCTGCACGGCACGCTGTTGCAGGGCCTGTATACCACGCCCAAGATCAACATCGACATGACCTGCGTGTTCACGCATACCGTGGCGGTGGATGCCTACCGGGGCGCGGGCCGGCCCGAGGCAACGTACCTGCTCGAACGCCTGATCGATCTGGCCGCGCTCGAAATGGGCAAAGACCCGGCTCAGCTTCGGTTCCAGAACTTCATTCCGCCCTTCGACGGTGTGGAGCAACCGGGTTATCAGACGCAGGTGGCGCTTCAGTACGATTCGGGCAACTACGCCCCCGTTCTGCAGCGCGGCCTCGACATGCTGGGCTACGACGACTTCCGGAAAGCCCAGAAAGAAGCGGCTAACAACGGCAAACTGCTCGGCGTTGGTTTCTCGACCTACGTGGAAGCTTGCGGCATTGCGCCCTCGGCGGTGGTCGGTGCGTTGGGTGCCCGGGCCGGTCTCTATGAATCGGCGCAGGTGCGGGTGCAGCCCACGGGTAAGGTGAGTGTGTTTACCGGCTCGCACTCGCACGGGCAGGGGCACGAAACCACGTTCGTGCAGGTGGTGGCCGATAAACTCGGTATCCCGATGGAAGACGTCGATCTGGTGCATGGCGACTCCGACGCGCTGGCGTTTGGCATGGGTACGTATGGCTCGCGCTCGCTGGCGGTGGGTGGTTCGGCCATCATGAAGAGCATCGACAAGGTGCTGGAAAAAGGCGCCAAGATCGCGGCCCACAAGCTCGAATGCGCCGAGGGCGACCTTGAGTACGCCGAAGGCAAATGGACGGTGAAAGGCACCGACAAGAGCATCGGGTTCGGCGACGTGGCCCTGACTGCCTACGTACCCCACGTGTACCCCGCTGGTCTGGAACCCGGCCTCGATTTCTCCAGCTTCTATGATCCGGCTAACTTCACGTACCCGTTTGGTTGTCACATCGCTGTGGTGGAGGTCGATAAAGAAACCGGCAAAGTCGATCTGAAACGCATGATCGCCGTCGACGACGTCGGGAACGTGATCAACCCGATGATAGTGGAAGGGCAGATCCATGGCGGTCTGGCGCAGGGGATCGGACAGGCGTTGCTGGAAGGCACGATTTACGACGAGAACGCCCAGCTCACCAACGGCTCCTACATGGACTACTGCATGCCCCGCGCCGACGACCTGCCGATGTTTGAAACTGACCGACAGGAAACTCCCTGCCCGCACAATCCGCTGGGTGTCAAAGGCGCGGGCGAAGCGGGAGCCATCGGGTCCACGCCCGCCGTGGTCAACGCCGTCATCGACGCCCTCTGGAGTGGTGGTCATCAGGTCAAAGACATCCTGATGCCGCTAACCCCCGAACGCGTCTGGCGAGCCATGAATTGA
- a CDS encoding CoxG family protein has protein sequence MQLTGSHVVNAPVQTIWAMLMDTDVLAQIVPAVSRLEKVAENEYKAIAEIKLGPVSGSFSGSLSLADIRENEGYTLLVKQNSKIGNADATVNMALKPVGDNQTEVSFDGNARLSGLLARTGQRVISGVATTLTKQFFENLEGAVANAQ, from the coding sequence ATGCAACTTACTGGTTCCCATGTTGTCAACGCGCCCGTGCAAACCATTTGGGCTATGTTGATGGATACCGACGTGCTGGCGCAGATTGTGCCCGCCGTGTCGCGCCTCGAAAAGGTCGCTGAAAACGAGTACAAAGCCATCGCCGAGATCAAGCTGGGACCCGTCAGTGGGTCGTTTTCGGGGTCGCTGTCCCTGGCCGACATCCGCGAAAATGAAGGCTATACGCTGCTGGTAAAGCAGAACAGCAAAATCGGCAACGCCGACGCCACCGTGAACATGGCGCTCAAACCGGTCGGCGATAACCAGACCGAAGTATCATTCGATGGCAACGCCCGATTGTCGGGCCTGTTGGCCCGTACGGGTCAGCGCGTCATCTCCGGCGTAGCCACCACCCTGACGAAGCAATTCTTCGAAAACTTGGAAGGCGCCGTAGCGAATGCACAATAA
- a CDS encoding PhzF family phenazine biosynthesis protein, whose protein sequence is MHTLPFYLVDVFAAAPYQGNQLAVFDARRATALATKAMQAMAREINFQETTFITGGSLEAGFDVRIFTPEYEVPFAGHPTLGTSWVIANRLLQTGPVPLTLQLGVGPIRVRWEGDTPWLTAAQPRFGPTYAPADVAQLLNLPPDTIDDGWAIEWVSTGLNYVIVPLRSLDALRRVRLDVGTFEAWLLRHQLHKTNSPDRLHTSLYVVSQETYAPHNQLTARMFCFEQGKVAEDPATGSAGSCLLAYLLKNGIYGDGAVQVRVEQGYEVGRPSLLELAGSIVEPGTYDLQVGGQVQYVAAGEWTLSNLIGL, encoded by the coding sequence ATGCACACACTCCCCTTTTATCTGGTCGATGTCTTTGCCGCTGCCCCATATCAGGGCAATCAACTGGCCGTATTCGATGCCCGGCGGGCGACGGCTTTAGCGACCAAAGCCATGCAAGCGATGGCCCGCGAGATTAACTTTCAGGAGACGACTTTCATCACGGGCGGCTCGCTCGAAGCGGGGTTCGATGTGCGCATTTTTACGCCGGAATACGAAGTGCCTTTCGCAGGGCACCCCACGCTGGGTACGTCGTGGGTGATTGCCAACCGCCTGCTTCAGACCGGGCCGGTGCCGCTGACGTTGCAACTGGGCGTGGGGCCGATCCGGGTACGTTGGGAAGGCGACACGCCCTGGCTCACCGCCGCCCAACCCCGTTTCGGCCCGACCTACGCACCTGCTGACGTGGCGCAATTGCTCAACCTGCCGCCCGATACGATCGATGACGGGTGGGCGATCGAGTGGGTAAGTACCGGGCTGAATTACGTGATTGTGCCGCTGCGTTCGCTGGACGCACTACGCCGGGTTCGGCTGGATGTGGGTACATTCGAGGCGTGGTTGCTGCGGCATCAATTGCACAAAACCAACAGTCCAGACCGGCTTCATACTTCGCTGTACGTAGTCAGCCAGGAAACGTATGCTCCTCACAATCAGCTAACAGCGCGGATGTTCTGCTTTGAGCAGGGTAAGGTAGCCGAAGACCCGGCTACGGGCAGCGCGGGTTCGTGCCTGCTGGCCTATCTGCTCAAAAACGGCATTTACGGAGATGGTGCCGTTCAGGTACGTGTCGAGCAAGGCTACGAAGTTGGCCGACCGTCGTTGCTGGAACTCGCGGGCTCCATCGTCGAGCCAGGTACGTATGACTTACAGGTTGGTGGGCAGGTGCAGTATGTCGCAGCGGGCGAGTGGACGCTGTCAAACCTTATAGGTCTTTAA